One Littorina saxatilis isolate snail1 linkage group LG14, US_GU_Lsax_2.0, whole genome shotgun sequence genomic region harbors:
- the LOC138946929 gene encoding serine-rich adhesin for platelets-like isoform X1: MQSIHKHSKHKKVTLLSEPPLRIGSFILEKLGPPDTKGAASENPDMSNILADILKRYDLLLVTEQRTGNETNIDRLIKRLNTVDRNSPFDFEESECICTMHNVPEHYCFFYRVHKLSVVDVHHYGRRPFTTKGWTNGAMKKTSALIESPVSGLNLCSYKASGSSSSGSMASNTSQIQDHDAYPAPPSRKTSPPPPTLPSTSEDATNSREATSTEAKSGEATSTYATSEDTLSRDATTRDATSEDATSKDATSKDATSKDGTSKDATSKDGTSNDATSKDGTSKDGTSKDGTSKDATSKDGTSKDGTSKDGTSKDGTSKDATSKDGTSKDGTSKDATSKDGTSKDGTSKDGTSKDGTSKDGTSKDGTSKDGTSKDATSKDGTSKDGTSKDGTSKDATSKDGTSKDGTSKDGTSKDGTSKDRTSEDTYSRDATSKGATSTDANAKDENVKEENLISTHTAPIDAISTDTQSRDANYKDTMSKATQSKDATSRDEASRDRTPNEANPGNRHSRDETPKDANLREANLSDKHSRDADSRDAPSKDAGSKDDNLRDAVKVPHHKYSIPREPSITSLPETSTSMLPIVTSEVEIERKKRAPVGTKFVVRDDKIVTAGNVVERHHIQRSISSMTSINLWAEEPVTDGRVPVSLKKSTSSLNLVADFSGPNAIGSLQIRGSGILEEGESKHGSSSDDEKDSGSRLLSHFIADQQDTAANNLNSVNHTDSSFPAGTPLAVDGTDCVGQQNTAVIKVDDLCIGASQGVENSTEESITVSSDVDSLLASGSDSELEDILLSLSSCSQLASESCEGDVEGTVKKGGAESCYIYPSAELAATSGGKTPGSQEEPEESVRPKEVIVAKLCGPTPLPELTYRTAGNGDTPVFSFSELPLSTNVGQPNGSGSDHDEEPPDQESRPSDRNQQNNPNPEEDLVSVADSEVDSDGDDVSEPTESEVDQSEVNDDDDDDDDDDDDDASVLSRGTTAKSIDSTESDHEPGRAIRFNRKTSVMLTPNRFQNLSIAETKATKSKKFGCCCLSAGSASAVDFNQEYSETLKAPAKIVPEESEQNQNAQTTAIDKGTRHVPATVQKQTHSTRKDLQGASVVNKNKANHVASSSVKAGSVHPAQESSKSMSKQGEEGSSVDSTHRGTDKMKIPGYVIDDRDLNSNWRRHDQQFCAEAAREINSIEISFNSEDNKVLTAGAHNHEDTFCADQVESGDIGRVMRGKDDRHICPVTRDTYKGTLLVEWQGPHNVCTHCKGIGASSEQHEHGPQGHTFSMHPRKDPTHSCAAQPPPKKKGNDANANNAQFAEDEIKKQTARFRDEHERLNKHEHAGRRKTCHFRENVNTNADAEKIASKNPPQSRLSRKVKDAAQASPSRSQSSPSETEAESYDNVKKVFTGEPFGVLFISPFSDVTRFAVIAIHTDPSDARREARAIQQIYDVTCTKWRVQNIVLMGDFEMDESERGLAHWRGVQVKSDRRFSQLLRTKGTEPALNTKRRNFDRLVLAGRGLNRAFLETSAKFFPFDDVFNLTFEQAAQVSDHYPIEIQLAGHSKRRMQHVQSRAGFVIDQVDPVPVSVLARLCRASRKRNKKSEAASCFCIAPIFEGPRRRKKELCATQDDVIDVTECLKTFQTMFPGILSDTTISVASSFVTSPWMASVSVCGKHEGFDTKYDVTITVDLQKPRLCHIRILRHLCSSDPCDATMNLDG; encoded by the exons ATGCAGTCTATACACAAGCACTCAAAGCACAAAA AAGTGACACTGCTGTCGGAGCCGCCTCTTCGAATCGGGTCTTTTATCCTGGAGAAACTGGGGCCACCCGACACAAAGGGAGCAGCCAGTGAGAACCCCGATATGTCCAATATACTTGCAGAT ATTCTCAAACGGTACGATTTGCTTCTAGTGACGGAACAAAGAACTGGAAACGAGACCAATATTGACCGTTTGATAAAACGCCTCAACAc AGTGGATCGGAATAGCCCATTTGACTTTGAAGAGAGTGAATGTATCTGTACTATGCACAATGTTCCTGAGCATTATTGCTTTTTCTACAG GGTTCACAAGCTGAGTGTGGTGGATGTGCATCACTACGGCCGCCGCCCCTTCACCACAAAGGGCTGGACAAACGGGGCCATGAAGAAGACCTCCGCCCTCATCGAGTCTCCTGTCAGTGGACTTAATCTCTGCTCATACAAGGCCAGCGGGTCTAGCAGCTCTGGCTCCATGGCCAGCAACACCAGCCAGATTCAGGATCACGATGCTTATCCTGCACCACCATCAAGAAAAacatctcctcctcctcccaccTTACCGTCAACGAGCGAAGATGCAACAAACTCCCGAGAGGCGACTTCCACAGAGGCAAAATCTGGGGAAGCGACCTCCACATACGCAACCTCCGAAGACACACTCTCTAGAGATGCAACTACAAGAGATGCGACCTCAGAAGATGCGACCTCAAAAGATGCGACCTCAAAAGATGCGACCTCAAAAGATGGGACCTCAAAAGATGCGACCTCAAAAGATGGAACCTCAAATGATGCGACCTCAAAAGATGGGACCTCAAAAGATGGGACCTCAAAAGATGGGACCTCAAAAGATGCGACCTCAAAAGATGGAACCTCAAAAGATGGGACCTCAAAAGATGGGACCTCAAAAGATGGGACCTCAAAAGATGCGACCTCAAAAGATGGGACCTCAAAAGATGGGACCTCAAAAGATGCGACCTCAAAAGATGGGACCTCAAAAGATGGGACCTCAAAAGATGGGACCTCAAAAGATGGGACCTCAAAAGATGGGACATCAAAAGATGGGACCTCAAAAGATGGGACCTCAAAAGATGCGACCTCAAAAGATGGGACCTCAAAAGATGGGACCTCAAAAGATGGGACATCAAAAGATGCGACCTCAAAAGATGGGACCTCAAAAGATGGGACCTCAAAAGATGGGACCTCAAAAGATGGGACCTCAAAAGATCGGACCTCCGAAGATACATACTCTCGAGATGCGACCTCAAAAGGTGCGACCTCCACAGATGCAAACGCCAAAGATGAAAACGTTAAAGAAGAAAACTTAATCTCCACACACACAGCTCCCATAGATGCAATctccacagacacacagtcaagagATGCAAATTACAAAGATACTATGTCCAAAGCAACACAGTCCAAAGATGCAACTTCGAGAGATGAAGCCTCCAGAGACAGAACACCCAATGAAGCCAACCCGGGAAATAGACACTCTAGAGATGAGACCCCAAAAGACGCAAACTTAAGAGAAGCAAACTTAAGCGATAAACATTCAAGAGATGCAGACTCTAGAGACGCACCATCTAAAGATGCAGGCTCAAAGGATGACAACTTGAGAGATGCTGTCAAAGTTCCACACCACAAATATTCAATCCCCAGAGAGCCAagcattacatcattaccagaaacATCTACATCTATGCTACCTATTGTTACAAGCGAGGTTGAGATTGAGCGGAAGAAGAGAGCCCCGGTTGGTACCAAGTTCGTAGTACGAGACGACAAGATAGTGACCGCAGGGAACGTTGTGGAACGTCACCACATACAGAGATCTATCAGCTCGATGACCTCTATCAACCTGTGGGCAGAAGAACCCGTGACAGACGGGCGAGTTCCGGTCAGTCTCAAGAAGTCGACTTCATCCTTGAATCTCGTAGCGGATTTCAGTGGTCCCAACGCAATAGGCAGTTTACAAATACGCGGGTCTGGTATTCTAGAGGAAGGGGAAAGCAAGCATGGGTCGTCCTCGGACGATGAGAAGGACAGCGGGTCCCGTCTGTTGTCTCACTTCATTGCCGACCAACAGGACACAGCAGCCAACAACCTCAACTCCGTCAACCACACCGACTCTTCTTTCCCTGCCGGCACTCCCCTGGCAGTGGATGGAACAGACTGTGTGGGTCAGCAGAACACAGCTGTGATCAAGGTTGATGATCTGTGTATCGGTGCTTCTCAGGGCGTGGAAAATAGCACGGAGGAGTCCATAACTGTCTCCTCAGATGTTGATTCTTTGCTGGCGAGTGGGTCTGATTCTGAACTAGAGGACATACTGCTGTCGCTGTCAAGTTGTTCACAGCTCGCATCAGAATCGTGTGAGGGTGACGTTGAGGGGACTGTAAAAAAAGGTGGAGCCGAATCCTGTTACATATACCCTAGCGCAGAGCTTGCAGCAACGTCCGGTGGAAAAACGCCAGGTTCACAAGAAGAGCCAGAGGAGTCGGTGAGGCCGAAGGAAGTGATCGTGGCCAAGCTCTGTGGGCCGACACCTCTCCCCGAGCTGACCTACAGGACAGCGGGCAATGGCGACACCCCCGTCTTCTCCTTCTCCGAGCTCCCCCTCTCCACTAACGTGGGGCAGCCAAACGGCAGCGGGTCAGACCACGACGAGGAACCCCCAGACCAGGAGTCCAGGCCATCTGACAGGAACCAACAGAACAACCCTAACCCCGAGGAAGACTTGGTCAGCGTGGCAGACAGCGAGGTCGACAGCGACGGAGACGACGTGAGTGAACCGACTGAAAGCGAGGTCGACCAGTCGGAGGtaaacgacgatgacgacgacgacgacgacgacgacgacgacgatgcttCCGTCTTGAGCAGGGGGACCACAGCGAAGAGTATCGACTCGACCGAATCGGACCACGAGCCAGGGCGGGCCATCAGGTTCAACCGGAAAACCAGCGTCATGCTGACACCCAACCGCTTTCAGAACCTGTCCATTGCTGAGACCAAGGCAACCAAGTCCAAGAAATTCGGTTGTTGTTGCCTTTCTGCAGGGAGCGCGTCCGCAGTGGATTTCAACCAGGAGTATTCAGAGACTCTAAAAGCTCCAGCTAAAATTGTACCTGAAGAGTCTGAACAAAACCAAAATGCACAGACGACAGCGATTGACAAAGGTACAAGACATGTTCCGGCGACTGTGCAAAAACAGACACATTCAACTAGGAAGGACCTGCAGGGTGCTAGTGTTGTAAATAAGAATAAGGCGAATCATGTTGCGAGCTCTTCAGTAAAAGCAGGCAGCGTGCACCCAGCACAGGAGTCCAGTAAAAGCATGTCTAAGCAAGGGGAGGAGGGGAGCAGCGTGGACTCGACGCACAGGGgtacagacaaaatgaagatCCCAGGATATGTGATAGACGACAGAGACTTGAACTCTAACTGGAGACGTCATGACCAGCAGTTTTGCGCAGAAGCGGCAAGAGAAATCAACAGCATTGAGATATCGTTTAACAGTGAAGACAACAAAGTACTGACAGCCGGGGCACACAACCATGAAGACACATTCTGTGCGGATCAAGTAGAATCGGGAGATATAGGGCGAGTGATGAGGGGCAAAGACGACAGACATATTTGCCCCGTGACCCGAGACACTTACAAGGGCACACTGTTGGTAGAATGGCAGGGACCGCACAACGTGTGCACACACTGCAAAGGCATTGGCGCATCTTCCGAACAGCACGAGCATGGTCCTCAAGGTCATACTTTCTCAATGCATCCTCGTAAAGATCCAACACACAGTTGTGCAGCACAGCCGCCCCCAAAGAAAAAAGGCAATGATGCAAATGCGAATAATGCTCAGTTCGCTGAGGAtgaaatcaaaaaacaaacagcTCGCTTTCGGGACGAACACGAACGCCTCAACAAACACGAACACGCAGGGAGAAGAAAAACGTGTCATTTTAGGGAAAATGTTAACACCAACGCGGATGCAGAAAAGATTGCGTCGAAAAATCCTCCGCAGTCTCGGTTGAGTAGGAAGGTCAAGGACGCCGCGCAAGCCAGTCCATCTCGATCACAGTCGTCGCCTTCAGAAACTGAAGCAGAATCCTACGACAACGTGAAGAAGGTCTTCACTGGAGAACCATTCGGAGTTCTCTTCATTTCGCCCTTCTCAG aCGTGACGCGGTTTGCTGTCATCGCCATACACACAGACCCCAGTGACGCAAGAAGGGAGGCTCGGGCTATACAGCAAATCTATGACGTCACTTGTACTAAATGGCGCGTCCAG AACATCGTGCTGATGGGTGACTTTGAGATGGACGAGAGCGAGCGAGGCCTGGCCCACTGGAGGGGGGTACAGGTGAAGTCAGACCGGCGGTTCTCACAGCTCCTGAGGACCAAGGGGACAGAGCCGGCCCTCAACACCAAGAGGAGGAACTTTGACAG ACTGGTTCTGGCCGGCAGGGGACTGAACAGGGCTTTCCTGGAGACCAGTGCAAAGTTCTTCCCTTTTGACGACGTGTTCAATCTCACGTTTGAACAG GCAGCACAAGTAAGTGACCACTATCCCATCGAAATCCAGTTGGCAGGACACT CCAAAAGACGCATGCAACACGTGCAATCCAGAGCGGGCTTTGTGATCGACCAGGTGGACCCAGTGCCGGTGTCAGTGCTGGCACGCCTGTGCCGCGCCTCTCGAAAACGTAACAAGAAGTCTGAAGCTGCTTCTTGCTTCTGCATCGCCCCCATCTTTGAGGGTCCCAGAAGGAGGAAGAAAGAG CTATGCGCGACCCAGGATGACGTCATAGATGTGACAGAGTGCCTGAAGACGTTCCAGACGATGTTTCCGGGCATCCTCTCCGACACGACCATATCAGTCGCCTCATCCTTCGTGACGTCACCATGGATGGCGTCAGTGTCAGTCTGTGGCAAGCATGAGGGTTTCGACACCAAATATGATGTCACCATAACCGTCGATTTGCAGAAGCCCCGTTTGTGTCATATCCGCATTTTACGTCATTTGTGTAGCAGCGACCCTTGTGACGCGACGATGAATCTGGATGGATGA
- the LOC138946929 gene encoding dentin sialophosphoprotein-like isoform X2 — protein sequence MQSIHKHSKHKKVTLLSEPPLRIGSFILEKLGPPDTKGAASENPDMSNILADILKRYDLLLVTEQRTGNETNIDRLIKRLNTVDRNSPFDFEESECICTMHNVPEHYCFFYRVHKLSVVDVHHYGRRPFTTKGWTNGAMKKTSALIESPVSGLNLCSYKASGSSSSGSMASNTSQIQDHDAYPAPPSRKTSPPPPTLPSTSEDATNSREATSTEAKSGEATSTYATSEDTLSRDATTRDATSEDATSKDATSKDATSKDGTSKDATSKDGTSNDATSKDGTSKDGTSKDGTSKDATSKDGTSKDGTSKDGTSKDGTSKDATSKDGTSKDGTSKDATSKDGTSKDGTSKDGTSKDGTSKDGTSKDGTSKDGTSKDATSKDGTSKDGTSKDGTSKDATSKDGTSKDGTSKDGTSKDGTSKDRTSEDTYSRDATSKGATSTDANAKDENVKEENLISTHTAPIDAISTDTQSRDANYKDTMSKATQSKDATSRDEASRDRTPNEANPGNRHSRDETPKDANLREANLSDKHSRDADSRDAPSKDAGSKDDNLRDAVKVPHHKYSIPREPSITSLPETSTSMLPIVTSEVEIERKKRAPVGTKFVVRDDKIVTAGNVVERHHIQRSISSMTSINLWAEEPVTDGRVPVSLKKSTSSLNLVADFSGPNAIGSLQIRGSGILEEGESKHGSSSDDEKDSGSRLLSHFIADQQDTAANNLNSVNHTDSSFPAGTPLAVDGTDCVGQQNTAVIKVDDLCIGASQGVENSTEESITVSSDVDSLLASGSDSELEDILLSLSSCSQLASESCEGDVEGTVKKGGAESCYIYPSAELAATSGGKTPGSQEEPEESVRPKEVIVAKLCGPTPLPELTYRTAGNGDTPVFSFSELPLSTNVGQPNGSGSDHDEEPPDQESRPSDRNQQNNPNPEEDLVSVADSEVDSDGDDVSEPTESEVDQSEVNDDDDDDDDDDDDDASVLSRGTTAKSIDSTESDHEPGRAIRFNRKTSVMLTPNRFQNLSIAETKATKSKKFGCCCLSAGSASAVDFNQEYSETLKAPAKIVPEESEQNQNAQTTAIDKGTRHVPATVQKQTHSTRKDLQGASVVNKNKANHVASSSVKAGSVHPAQESSKSMSKQGEEGSSVDSTHRGTDKMKIPGYVIDDRDLNSNWRRHDQQFCAEAAREINSIEISFNSEDNKVLTAGAHNHEDTFCADQVESGDIGRVMRGKDDRHICPVTRDTYKGTLLVEWQGPHNVCTHCKGIGASSEQHEHGPQGHTFSMHPRKDPTHSCAAQPPPKKKGNDANANNAQFAEDEIKKQTARFRDEHERLNKHEHAGRRKTCHFRENVNTNADAEKIASKNPPQSRLSRKVKDAAQASPSRSQSSPSETEAESYDNVKKVFTGEPFGVLFISPFSDVTRFAVIAIHTDPSDARREARAIQQIYDVTCTKWRVQNIVLMGDFEMDESERGLAHWRGVQVKSDRRFSQLLRTKGTEPALNTKRRNFDRLVLAGRGLNRAFLETSAKFFPFDDVFNLTFEQHK from the exons ATGCAGTCTATACACAAGCACTCAAAGCACAAAA AAGTGACACTGCTGTCGGAGCCGCCTCTTCGAATCGGGTCTTTTATCCTGGAGAAACTGGGGCCACCCGACACAAAGGGAGCAGCCAGTGAGAACCCCGATATGTCCAATATACTTGCAGAT ATTCTCAAACGGTACGATTTGCTTCTAGTGACGGAACAAAGAACTGGAAACGAGACCAATATTGACCGTTTGATAAAACGCCTCAACAc AGTGGATCGGAATAGCCCATTTGACTTTGAAGAGAGTGAATGTATCTGTACTATGCACAATGTTCCTGAGCATTATTGCTTTTTCTACAG GGTTCACAAGCTGAGTGTGGTGGATGTGCATCACTACGGCCGCCGCCCCTTCACCACAAAGGGCTGGACAAACGGGGCCATGAAGAAGACCTCCGCCCTCATCGAGTCTCCTGTCAGTGGACTTAATCTCTGCTCATACAAGGCCAGCGGGTCTAGCAGCTCTGGCTCCATGGCCAGCAACACCAGCCAGATTCAGGATCACGATGCTTATCCTGCACCACCATCAAGAAAAacatctcctcctcctcccaccTTACCGTCAACGAGCGAAGATGCAACAAACTCCCGAGAGGCGACTTCCACAGAGGCAAAATCTGGGGAAGCGACCTCCACATACGCAACCTCCGAAGACACACTCTCTAGAGATGCAACTACAAGAGATGCGACCTCAGAAGATGCGACCTCAAAAGATGCGACCTCAAAAGATGCGACCTCAAAAGATGGGACCTCAAAAGATGCGACCTCAAAAGATGGAACCTCAAATGATGCGACCTCAAAAGATGGGACCTCAAAAGATGGGACCTCAAAAGATGGGACCTCAAAAGATGCGACCTCAAAAGATGGAACCTCAAAAGATGGGACCTCAAAAGATGGGACCTCAAAAGATGGGACCTCAAAAGATGCGACCTCAAAAGATGGGACCTCAAAAGATGGGACCTCAAAAGATGCGACCTCAAAAGATGGGACCTCAAAAGATGGGACCTCAAAAGATGGGACCTCAAAAGATGGGACCTCAAAAGATGGGACATCAAAAGATGGGACCTCAAAAGATGGGACCTCAAAAGATGCGACCTCAAAAGATGGGACCTCAAAAGATGGGACCTCAAAAGATGGGACATCAAAAGATGCGACCTCAAAAGATGGGACCTCAAAAGATGGGACCTCAAAAGATGGGACCTCAAAAGATGGGACCTCAAAAGATCGGACCTCCGAAGATACATACTCTCGAGATGCGACCTCAAAAGGTGCGACCTCCACAGATGCAAACGCCAAAGATGAAAACGTTAAAGAAGAAAACTTAATCTCCACACACACAGCTCCCATAGATGCAATctccacagacacacagtcaagagATGCAAATTACAAAGATACTATGTCCAAAGCAACACAGTCCAAAGATGCAACTTCGAGAGATGAAGCCTCCAGAGACAGAACACCCAATGAAGCCAACCCGGGAAATAGACACTCTAGAGATGAGACCCCAAAAGACGCAAACTTAAGAGAAGCAAACTTAAGCGATAAACATTCAAGAGATGCAGACTCTAGAGACGCACCATCTAAAGATGCAGGCTCAAAGGATGACAACTTGAGAGATGCTGTCAAAGTTCCACACCACAAATATTCAATCCCCAGAGAGCCAagcattacatcattaccagaaacATCTACATCTATGCTACCTATTGTTACAAGCGAGGTTGAGATTGAGCGGAAGAAGAGAGCCCCGGTTGGTACCAAGTTCGTAGTACGAGACGACAAGATAGTGACCGCAGGGAACGTTGTGGAACGTCACCACATACAGAGATCTATCAGCTCGATGACCTCTATCAACCTGTGGGCAGAAGAACCCGTGACAGACGGGCGAGTTCCGGTCAGTCTCAAGAAGTCGACTTCATCCTTGAATCTCGTAGCGGATTTCAGTGGTCCCAACGCAATAGGCAGTTTACAAATACGCGGGTCTGGTATTCTAGAGGAAGGGGAAAGCAAGCATGGGTCGTCCTCGGACGATGAGAAGGACAGCGGGTCCCGTCTGTTGTCTCACTTCATTGCCGACCAACAGGACACAGCAGCCAACAACCTCAACTCCGTCAACCACACCGACTCTTCTTTCCCTGCCGGCACTCCCCTGGCAGTGGATGGAACAGACTGTGTGGGTCAGCAGAACACAGCTGTGATCAAGGTTGATGATCTGTGTATCGGTGCTTCTCAGGGCGTGGAAAATAGCACGGAGGAGTCCATAACTGTCTCCTCAGATGTTGATTCTTTGCTGGCGAGTGGGTCTGATTCTGAACTAGAGGACATACTGCTGTCGCTGTCAAGTTGTTCACAGCTCGCATCAGAATCGTGTGAGGGTGACGTTGAGGGGACTGTAAAAAAAGGTGGAGCCGAATCCTGTTACATATACCCTAGCGCAGAGCTTGCAGCAACGTCCGGTGGAAAAACGCCAGGTTCACAAGAAGAGCCAGAGGAGTCGGTGAGGCCGAAGGAAGTGATCGTGGCCAAGCTCTGTGGGCCGACACCTCTCCCCGAGCTGACCTACAGGACAGCGGGCAATGGCGACACCCCCGTCTTCTCCTTCTCCGAGCTCCCCCTCTCCACTAACGTGGGGCAGCCAAACGGCAGCGGGTCAGACCACGACGAGGAACCCCCAGACCAGGAGTCCAGGCCATCTGACAGGAACCAACAGAACAACCCTAACCCCGAGGAAGACTTGGTCAGCGTGGCAGACAGCGAGGTCGACAGCGACGGAGACGACGTGAGTGAACCGACTGAAAGCGAGGTCGACCAGTCGGAGGtaaacgacgatgacgacgacgacgacgacgacgacgacgacgatgcttCCGTCTTGAGCAGGGGGACCACAGCGAAGAGTATCGACTCGACCGAATCGGACCACGAGCCAGGGCGGGCCATCAGGTTCAACCGGAAAACCAGCGTCATGCTGACACCCAACCGCTTTCAGAACCTGTCCATTGCTGAGACCAAGGCAACCAAGTCCAAGAAATTCGGTTGTTGTTGCCTTTCTGCAGGGAGCGCGTCCGCAGTGGATTTCAACCAGGAGTATTCAGAGACTCTAAAAGCTCCAGCTAAAATTGTACCTGAAGAGTCTGAACAAAACCAAAATGCACAGACGACAGCGATTGACAAAGGTACAAGACATGTTCCGGCGACTGTGCAAAAACAGACACATTCAACTAGGAAGGACCTGCAGGGTGCTAGTGTTGTAAATAAGAATAAGGCGAATCATGTTGCGAGCTCTTCAGTAAAAGCAGGCAGCGTGCACCCAGCACAGGAGTCCAGTAAAAGCATGTCTAAGCAAGGGGAGGAGGGGAGCAGCGTGGACTCGACGCACAGGGgtacagacaaaatgaagatCCCAGGATATGTGATAGACGACAGAGACTTGAACTCTAACTGGAGACGTCATGACCAGCAGTTTTGCGCAGAAGCGGCAAGAGAAATCAACAGCATTGAGATATCGTTTAACAGTGAAGACAACAAAGTACTGACAGCCGGGGCACACAACCATGAAGACACATTCTGTGCGGATCAAGTAGAATCGGGAGATATAGGGCGAGTGATGAGGGGCAAAGACGACAGACATATTTGCCCCGTGACCCGAGACACTTACAAGGGCACACTGTTGGTAGAATGGCAGGGACCGCACAACGTGTGCACACACTGCAAAGGCATTGGCGCATCTTCCGAACAGCACGAGCATGGTCCTCAAGGTCATACTTTCTCAATGCATCCTCGTAAAGATCCAACACACAGTTGTGCAGCACAGCCGCCCCCAAAGAAAAAAGGCAATGATGCAAATGCGAATAATGCTCAGTTCGCTGAGGAtgaaatcaaaaaacaaacagcTCGCTTTCGGGACGAACACGAACGCCTCAACAAACACGAACACGCAGGGAGAAGAAAAACGTGTCATTTTAGGGAAAATGTTAACACCAACGCGGATGCAGAAAAGATTGCGTCGAAAAATCCTCCGCAGTCTCGGTTGAGTAGGAAGGTCAAGGACGCCGCGCAAGCCAGTCCATCTCGATCACAGTCGTCGCCTTCAGAAACTGAAGCAGAATCCTACGACAACGTGAAGAAGGTCTTCACTGGAGAACCATTCGGAGTTCTCTTCATTTCGCCCTTCTCAG aCGTGACGCGGTTTGCTGTCATCGCCATACACACAGACCCCAGTGACGCAAGAAGGGAGGCTCGGGCTATACAGCAAATCTATGACGTCACTTGTACTAAATGGCGCGTCCAG AACATCGTGCTGATGGGTGACTTTGAGATGGACGAGAGCGAGCGAGGCCTGGCCCACTGGAGGGGGGTACAGGTGAAGTCAGACCGGCGGTTCTCACAGCTCCTGAGGACCAAGGGGACAGAGCCGGCCCTCAACACCAAGAGGAGGAACTTTGACAG ACTGGTTCTGGCCGGCAGGGGACTGAACAGGGCTTTCCTGGAGACCAGTGCAAAGTTCTTCCCTTTTGACGACGTGTTCAATCTCACGTTTGAACAG CACAAGTAA